A genomic region of Metopolophium dirhodum isolate CAU chromosome 1, ASM1992520v1, whole genome shotgun sequence contains the following coding sequences:
- the LOC132934695 gene encoding uncharacterized protein LOC132934695, whose translation MFSCNICDKTFTMIKNLHRHAKSHDVSNKISCSICSEIFTRKDNLIRHSKDKHPSNIVVQQQPTITKQEIQDFFTPAEHIYDYNVQSRNGHKRPYHTENSNEAANAKKTRMSIVKTRGFIKTGTSLSNKINWYYVKNTDNLTNYRTFLESTKKDLIELLKSLSAKQTIKYNLKLEATYERPNVENSAENRAFKTSAKEMFIDTDIEAKINQDFVNLLLEEEMYTSKGSGFTLQSIDGLLLGVYSYFPMGGSSYITLPEDIKNKKAIINPQNSDQQCFKWAIIARHVSGNAKNQVAENYTSLEDKYNFSGLTFPTPVREIKTFEKNNPKISVNVYGLKKEKNKKHIVYPLKVADEEKKYHFDLLLITDGNKSHYTYISNLSRLVRSQKTLHAENVVFCKRCFTSFDNIHTKYKLKGQAGLEQHKLICGAHKPILPKMPEPGTLLEFDGWSNTERHPFAIYADFEALLVKCEEKKGKKTAAFQKHEPMSYGVFVKASENVPIELLEKYEIPTSPIINRGSESHQDVAKRFVDEVTEIARRVQDLLKTNKPIIITEEEQIAHVSKRKFRQTLCNTCNLKLQKPNFVPCFLHNLSNYDAHFIVTELGNDTKSISVIPNSEEKYISFSKNVTNNFSIRFIDSCRFMASKLSTLAENLLTPGFEKFRETAKAFLPRDMDLVTRKGVYPYEFTDSWDKLEETILPRKEDFYSTLTEEHIDDEEYEHAVTVWNHFKCKTLGEYSDLYLKIDVLLLADVFENFRDMCISTYNLDPVYYFTAPGFSFDCMLKYTKVKLELLSDFDTHLFFENSIRGGLTQASMRYAKANNEKTQDYDPTKSKSWIVYQDCNNLYGWAMSQHMPYGDFKWVEPKLDGLDVLTPTSDIGRVYEVDISYPNELHDLHNDLPFLPENKIPPDSKVKKLMATLHSKKNYVIHYRNLQQAIANGLIVEKVHRVLEFKQSDWLAKYIKLNTEMRKNAKNEFEKDFFKLLNNAVFGKTMESLRKRFKMELVSCPQRLQKLINKQTFKHCTTYSENLAAVSLENKIIMFNKPIYIGFAVLDISKTMMYDYHFNVMKAHYGDNINLMYTDTDSLIYHIKTDDFYKDLKCNSNLLDRMDTSDLPIDHPCYIAERKKIPGLFSDEGKGQLITQFIALRAKSYAYILNDKEKIKAKGVRGHVVKNHMTFNDHFDCCSRRR comes from the exons ATGTTCTCGTGTAATATATGTGATAAAACCTTTACAATGATTAAAAATCTACACAGACATGCCAAGTCACACGATGTATCCAATAAGATTTCATGCAGTATATGCTCAGAAATATTTACGCGAAAAGATAACCTCATCAGGCATAGCAAGGATAAACatc CTTCAAATATTGTAGTTCAACAACAACCAACCATAACCAAGCAAGAAATTCAAGATTTTTTTACACCAGCTGAACACATTTACGATtataatg ttcaatCTCGCAATGGTCATAAGCGCCCATATCATACGGAAAATTCGAATGAAGCAGCAAATGCTAAAAAGACACGCATGAGCATCGTCAAGACACGAGGATTCATCAAGACAGGCACATCGTTATCGAATAAAATCAATTGGTATTACGTGAAAAATACAGATAACTTGACCAACTACAGAACATTTTTAGAATCAACAAAAAAAGACTTAATAGAACTACTCAAGTCACTATCAgcaaaacaaacaattaaatataatcttaaattagAAGCAACATATGAACGCCCGAACGTAGAAAATTCAGCAGAGAATAGAGCATTTAAGACCTCAGCTAAGGAAATGTTTATAGATACAGATATTGAAGCTAAAATTAATCAAGATTTTGTCAACCTTTTGCTTGAAGAAGAAATGTATACTTCTAAAGGAAGTGGATTTACACTACAATCAATAGATGGTTTACTGTTAGGAGTATATAGTTATTTCCCTATGGGTGGTTCGTCTTATATTACACTTCCAGaggacataaaaaataaaaaagcaattATCAATCCCCAAAACTCAGACCAACAGTGCTTCAAGTGGGCAATCATAGCGAGACACGTTTCGGGTAATGCCAAAAATCAAGTGGCTGAAAATTATACATCGCTCGaggacaaatataatttttctggtTTAACATTCCCAACACCTGTGagggaaataaaaacatttgaaaaaaataacccGAAAATATCAGTCAACGTTTatggattaaaaaaagaaaagaataaGAAACATATTGTTTATCCACTTAAGGTTGcggatgaagaaaaaaaatatcattttgatCTCTTACTAATTACTGATGGTAATAAAAGCCACTACACCTACATTTCTAACCTTTCGAGGCTTGTGAGATCACAAAAAACATTACACGCcgaaaatgttgtattttgcaAACGATGTTTTACCAGTTTtgacaatatacatacaaaatataagttaaaaggTCAGGCGGGACTTGAACAACACAAGTTGATATGTGGAGCACATAAGCCAATTCTGCCTAAGATGCCTGAGCCCGGTACATTGTTAGAGTTCGATGGGTGGAGTAACACTGAAAGACATCCGTTCGCGATATATGCCGATTTCGAGGCACTCCTTGTTAAATGCGaagaaaaaaaaggcaaaaaaacaGCAGCTTTTCAAAAGCACGAGCCAATGAGCTATGGAGTATTCGTAAAGGCTTCAGAAAACGTCCCCATTGAGTTGCTTGAGAAATATGAGATACCAACATCACCTATTATTAATCGCGGAAGCGAGTCACACCAGGATGTAGCCAAGCGTTTCGTTGATGAAGTGACAGAGATCGCGAGAAGAGTTCAAGatttacttaaaacaaataaacccATCATAATAACAGAAGAAGAGCAAATAGCACATGTATCAAAAA GAAAATTTAGGCAAACTTTATGCAATACTTGCAACCTGAAACTCCAAAAACCTAACTTTGTACCATGCTTTCTACACAATTTGTCTAATTACGATGCACATTTCATCGTAACCGAACTCGGAAATGACACTAAATCAATCTCAGTGATTCCGAACAgcgaagaaaaatacatttcattttcaaaaaacgtTACCAACAACTTTTCAATTCGATTCATAGACTCTTGTCGATTCATGGCATCAAAATTATCAACACTCGCAGAAAATTTATTAACACCAGGTTTCGAGAAGTTCAGAGAAACCGCAAAAGCATTCTTACCCAGAGATATGGATCTCGTCACACGTAAGGGTGTTTACCCATACGAGTTTACCGATAGTTGGGACAAGTTAGAAGAAACGATTTTGCCTCGGAAAGAAGATTTTTATAGCACATTAACGGAAGAACATATAGACGATGAGGAATACGAACACGCAGTCACAGTATGGAACCATTTCAAATGCAAAACCCTAGGAGAATATAGCGATTTGTATCTAAAAATTGATGTGCTGCTGTTGGCTGACGTGTTCGAAAATTTCAGAGACATGTGCATTTCTACATACAATTTAGACCCTGTTTACTACTTTACAGCTCCAGGTTTTAGTTTTGACTGTATGTTGAAATATACCAAAGTCAAACTAGAATTACTCTCTGATTTTGACACCcacttattttttgaaaattcaatccGTGGTGGCCTCACACAAGCAAGTATGAGGTACGCTAAagctaataatgaaaaaacccAAGATTATGATCCAACAAAGTCAAAATCATGGATAGTTTACCAAGATTGCAACAATTTGTACGGGTGGGCAATGTCACAGCACATGCCATACGGTGACTTTAAATGGGTGGAGCCTAAGTTAGACGGGTTAGATGTTTTGACGCCGACGTCAGATATAGGCAGAGTGTATGAGGTAGACATATCATACCCTAATGAACTCCATGACTTACACAACGATCTTCCATTTTTACCTGAGAACAAAATTCCTCCTGATTCAAAAGTGAAAAAACTTATGGCGACActtcattcaaaaaaaaattacgtaatCCATTATCGAAACCTGCAGCAAGCCATAGCAAATGGTTTAATTGTAGAAAAAGTACACAGAGTTTTAGAGTTCAAACAATCGGATTGGCTtgcaaaatacattaaattaaatactgaaATGAGGAAGAACGCGAAGAATGAATTCGAAAAGGATTTCTTCAAACTCTTAAACAATGCCGTTTTTGGAAAAACCATGGAATCTTTACGGAAACGTTTTAAGATGGAACTAGTTTCATGTCCACAAAGATTACAAAAACTAATCAACAagcaaacatttaaacattgtaCGACATACAGTGAAAATCTTGCTGCTGTCTCAttggaaaacaaaattatcatgtttaacaagccaatatatatag gtttcgCAGTATTGGATATCAGTAAAACCATGATGTACGATTACCATTTTAATGTAATGAAGGCGCATTATGGTGATAATATCAATCTCATGTATACAGAtacag attcacTGATATATCACATTAAGACTGACGATTTTTACAAAGATTTGAAGTGCAATTCAAACTTACTTGACCGGATGGATACTTCAGATTTGCCGATAGACCATCCATGCTACATTGCCGAACGAAAGAAAATTCCAGGATTGTTCTCCGATGAGGGAAAGGGACAGCTAATTACCCAGTTTATCGCGCTTCGAGCAAAGTCATACGCTTACATTTTGAACGACAAGGAGAAAATTAAGGCAAAAGGCGTCCGAGGGCACGTAGTTAAAAATCACATGACTTTCAATGATCATTTCGATTGCTGTTCGCGCCGGCGGTAG